The DNA sequence CGGAAAAAGCATATCTTCTGGATATTCAGGAGGCCATCAAAAGGACATTGAGCTATATTTCCGGCTTAGATTACTCTTTATTTGCCAGGGACTATAAAACCCAGGATGCTGTTATACGCAATCTGGAAATCATTGGTGAGGCAACCAAAAGCCTTAGCACAGACACACGCTTGCGCTATAGCGATGTACCCTGGAAAAGTATGGCTGGCATCAGAGATAAACTTATTCACGACTATTTTGGAGTGAACATTGATATCATTTGGTATGTATGTATTGACGAGCTGCCAAAAGTTGCTGTTTCCATAGAAAAAATTCTGCAAAGTGATCAAAATAATTGAAATGATTCACCTTATGAAAGAAGAAATTCTAAAAGAAAAGCACCCGGGCCCAAAGCCTGACATCATGAAATACGCTGGCATGCTCAGTGACCTGAGTCCTGAAGACAGTGAACTTTTTGAACAGGCTGTCCAGAGAAAGAAGATGTTTGGAGGCCGGGAAGTGGAGTTATGAACAAGGCGTTTTTTGATACAATCATTTTTCTGGGGCTTCACAGATTGAATTCCATGTTGAGCATCGAAGAGCTAAGCGAGCTGTGCAGAGCCATGTTCGTCCGTTTTGGCCTTCGAGGTCTTCGGTGCTGCCAGTATTTTTCTTTTTTTTACAAAGGACCACAACTCGTCGATTTGGGTATCGGTCAATTCAAGCGACATTAACAGATCAGAAAGCACACGGGCACAGTGCTCGTCGGCCCGCAAAATCACGCGGTTGACGGTATCTTTGTCCAGACCCAATAAGCGCGCAGTAGCTCGTACTCCAACCCCTTCGGCCGTGTGATGAATTATCTGGCGGATAGTCTCGGCCGGGATATGCGTTCCGAATACGGGGCTGGAATGAGTGGAGGCAAA is a window from the Desulfonatronovibrio magnus genome containing:
- a CDS encoding helix-turn-helix domain-containing protein, with product MIELEKKFCPNKLCKQYGLSNKGNISIRGKYGKDKSRTLLYCRTCGKRFASTHSSPVFGTHIPAETIRQIIHHTAEGVGVRATARLLGLDKDTVNRVILRADEHCARVLSDLLMSLELTDTQIDELWSFVKKRKILAAPKTSKAKTDEHGSAQLA
- a CDS encoding HepT-like ribonuclease domain-containing protein, with translation MSKRSEKAYLLDIQEAIKRTLSYISGLDYSLFARDYKTQDAVIRNLEIIGEATKSLSTDTRLRYSDVPWKSMAGIRDKLIHDYFGVNIDIIWYVCIDELPKVAVSIEKILQSDQNN